ATCGATCCGCCCCGCCACTTCCACCATCTGTCCCTCGGCGATGGGGCCGACCTCTTTCCCGAAGATGATCGCCAGCGCGCCGGTCGCATCCTGCAGGATGAAATCGGGGTAGTTTTCGCCGCGGACCGACACGGCGACACCGCGGACGATGACCGCCGGATGCTCCGGCACCATCTGCTTCGGGATGGCCCGCAGCTCGGCGATGGTTGCCGGTGTCTGTGCCTGCGCTCCCGTGAAGAGAGCGGAGAGCACCATGCCGATCAGGGCGGGATGAAAGATGGATCGGCACTTCGGCATGGGGATGATTACGCGGACGCGGGCTCAAATTCATCTACACCTCCGTGTACTTGAATCAGGAAGATAAATTTGGGACATTCGCAGGATAACCGAATCATTGCCGCCTTGAACCCCGGCTTGCGATGACGAAACCCGATCCCGATGAGCAGGCATTTACCCATATCCCTGAAGTCACCTTTCCGGCAGCCTTTGCTGGGGCTGGGTTTGCTCATCGGCCTGCCCGTCACCATGTCCGCCGGGGAGGTATCTTTCAACCGGCAGATCCTTCCCATCCTTTCGGACAAGTGCTTCCACTGCCACGGCCCTGACTCCTCCCACCGTGAGGCGGACCTCCGCCTGGATCTCCGCGAGGAGGCGATCAAGGACGCCATCGTCCCCGGCAAATCCGCCGACAGCGAGGCTCTCCTGCGCATCCTTTCCAAGGACCCGGACGAGGTGATGCCGCCGCCGAAGTCCCACCTCACGCTCACGCAGCAGGAGAAGGACCTGCTCAAGCAGTGGATCGACGAAGGGGCGGAATACCAGCCCCACTGGTCCTTCATCGCGCCTGCATCCGTGGTCGCCGTTCCGGCCGTCACTGACAAGAAGTGGCCGCGCAGTGACATCGACCGGTTTGTCCTCGCCCGTCTGGACGCGGAAAAAATGAAGCCTTCCCCGGAAGCCACGCGGGAGCGTTGGCTGCGCCGCGCCACCTTTGATCTGACCGGCCTCCCGCCTTCCCAGCCGGAGATCGACGCTTTCCTTTCGGATACCTCGCCGGACGCCTATGGAAAGGTGGCGGACCGCCTGTTGGCATCGACGCGCTTTGGGGAAAGGATGGCGGTGCCGTGGATGGATATCGCCCGCTACGCGGACTCCTTCGGCTACCAGGCGGACATCGAGATGCAGACCTGGCCGTGGCGTGACTGGCTGATCAAGGTGCTGAACGAGAACCTTCCCTGGGACCAGTTCATCACCCAGCAGCTCGCGGGTGATCTGCTGCCGGACGCCACGCATGACCAGAAGCTGGCCACTGCCTTCAACCGCCTGCACCGCAAGACGAACGAAGGCGGCAGCATCCCGGAGGAAATGCGCCAGGATGGCATCAGCGATCGGGTCCACACCGTGGGTACCGCGTTTCTCGGGCTGACCTTCGAGTGCTCCCGCTGCCACGACCATAAGTATGACCCGATCCTGGCGAAGGACTACTACTCGCTCGCCGCGTTCTTCAACAGCATCGACGAGCACGGGATGATCCAGGGCGGTGAGAACCGCGGACTGACTCTCCCTCAGCCCGCGCTGATGCTGCCCACACCGGAACAGAAAAGCGCGATCGAGCGCACGACCACCGCAGTCACCACGGTAGGGAAGGATGTCGCCGGCATCCCCGCCGCGCATGAAGCGGATTTCCAAACATGGCTCGGCGGCAAGCGCGAACTGGTGGACGCGGATCTCGTCGCCCACTTCACGTTTGAGGAGATCAAGGACGGGCAGATCCCGAACGCGGCGGAAAAGCCCTTGCCTCCGCCCGCGGAAACGCAAGCTGCCTCCGATGCTGAGAAGCCCGCCGACAAGGCGGACCCCGCATCGCCGAAGAAGGCCAAGGCTCCGCCGCTGAAGACCGCCCGGCCCGGTGCCAACAAACAGACTCCCGGCAAGCTGGGCCAAGGCATGCTCTGCACTGGGGACGATGCCATCGCCATGCAGGACTTCGGCATCAAGAAGTGCCATGATCCGCTCACCTTCTCCTTCTGGCTCAAGCCCGGCGAAAACTACCCGCGGGCGGTGGTCATCGCCAACACCACCTCCTTCGACGCCAACTTCTGCGGCTACGAACTCCTTCTCGAAAACGGGCGGCTCCGCTGGCAGCTGATGCGTGAGTTCCCCGGCAATGTCATCTCCATCCAGTCCGATGAAGCGCTGCCTGTGGGCGAGTGGACGCATGTCGTCATCACCTATGATGGATCGAGCAAGGCCGCGGGCATGAGGATCGACCTCAACGGCAAGCCCGCCGCCACGAAGATCGTCCGTGACAACCTCAGCCGTGACTTCCGGACCTCTGGCACCATCAACTTCGGCGCGCGCGGACGTGACTTCGGCCTCCGCAACGGTGAACTGGATGACATCCGCATCTACAAACGCCCCATCACGCCCATCGAGTCCGCCCAGATCTTCGATGGCTCGTCGCTCTCCGCCCTGCTGGCGAAACCGTCCCTCTCATCCGAGGAAACCTCCGCGCTGCGAGAATACTACTTTTCCGCCATCCATCCGCAGGCACGGGACGGATTGAAGAAACTGCTGACCGCCCGCACCGCCTGGCGGGAGGTGATCGACGGGGTGAGGGAAATTTCCGTGATGAAAGAAACCGCCGAGCCGCGGCCCGCCCACATCCTGCTGCGTGGCGCTTATGACCAACCGGGCGAGAAAGTGGAGCGGGAGACCCCGGCATTCCTTCCGCCGTTCCCGGCGGACGCACCGCGCAACCGTCTGGGCTACGCGAAGTGGCTCACCATGCCGGACCATCCGCTGACCTCCCGCGTGCTGGTGAACCGGTTGTGGCAGGAGTTTTTCGGCACTGGCATCGTCGCCACATCGGACAACTTCGGGCTGCAGGGCGCGCATCCCACCCATCCGGAACTGCTGGACTGGCTGGCGCGCGACTTCATCAACAGCGGCTGGGACCACAAGCGGATGTGCCGGGAGATCGTGCTGAGCGCCACCTACCGCCAGGACTCCAGGGCGGACGCCGCGCAGCGCGAAAGGGATCCGGACAACAGCCTGCTCGCCCGCGGACCGTCACGCCGTCTCACCGCGGAGATGCTGCGGGATTCCGCGCTCGCGCTCGGTGGCATCCTCCAGCCGCAGATCGGCGGACCGCCGGTGAAGCCCTACCAGGCCGAAGGCTCAATGTGGAAGACGCTGAACAATTTCCTTCCCGCCTATGAGGAGGACAAGGGGGCGGGTGTTCACCGCCGCTCGATGTACACCTTCTGGCGGCGCACCACCACGCCGCCGAACATGATGGTGTTCGACGCGGCCACCCGCGACACCTGCTCCGCGAAGCGCCAGAGCACGAACACCCCGCTGCAACCGCTGGTCCTGCTCAATGACCCGCAGTTCGTGGAAGCCGCCCGCGCCCTCGGCGGACGCATGCTTAAGGAAGGCGGCGGCACGGATGAGGAGCGCGTGAAGTGGGCGTTCCGCGAAGTCATCGGCAGGCCCGCCAACGCGAAGGAAGTGCCGGTGTTGCTGGAGCTCTACAGGGGCCAGCGCGAGAGTTTCACCGCGGATCCGGAGGGAGCGGCCAAGCTCCTCACCATCGGCCAGATCAAGCCGGACCCGGCCCTGCCACCCATCGAGGCCGCTGCCGCCGCCACCGTGGCCAGCGCCCTCTTCAACCTGGACGCCAGCATCACACTCCGATGAGCCATCTCCATCCACTCGCCGTCACGCGCCGCCACTTCCTCTCCCGCATGGGGCAGGGCATCGGCGGGGCCGCGCTCGCCTCGCTGCTCAACCGGGATGCCTTCGGTGCCGCGGCCACAGCTCCCGCCTTCCCGAACTTCGCGCCGAAGGCGAAGCGGATCATCTACCTCTTCATGTCCGGCGGGCCGTCCCACCTGGACCTCTTCGACTACAAGCCGAAGCTGCGTGACCTGCACGGCAAGGATCTGCCGCCGGAGGTGCGCGGCGCGCAGCGGCTCACCGGCATGAGCGCGAACCAGGCGAGCTTCCCGCTGGCCGGATCGAAGTTCGACTTCCAGCAACACGGCCAGAGCGGTGCCTGGGTCAGCTCCCTGCTGCCGCACACGGCAAAGGTGGTGGATGATCTCTGCTTCGTGAAAAGCCTGTGGACGGAGGCGATCAACCACGACCCGGCGATGACCTTTTTCCAGACCGGCTCCCAGATCGCCGGGCGTCCCAGCCTCGGAGCGTGGGTCAGCTACGGCCTCGG
The sequence above is drawn from the Akkermansiaceae bacterium genome and encodes:
- a CDS encoding DUF1553 domain-containing protein, translated to MSRHLPISLKSPFRQPLLGLGLLIGLPVTMSAGEVSFNRQILPILSDKCFHCHGPDSSHREADLRLDLREEAIKDAIVPGKSADSEALLRILSKDPDEVMPPPKSHLTLTQQEKDLLKQWIDEGAEYQPHWSFIAPASVVAVPAVTDKKWPRSDIDRFVLARLDAEKMKPSPEATRERWLRRATFDLTGLPPSQPEIDAFLSDTSPDAYGKVADRLLASTRFGERMAVPWMDIARYADSFGYQADIEMQTWPWRDWLIKVLNENLPWDQFITQQLAGDLLPDATHDQKLATAFNRLHRKTNEGGSIPEEMRQDGISDRVHTVGTAFLGLTFECSRCHDHKYDPILAKDYYSLAAFFNSIDEHGMIQGGENRGLTLPQPALMLPTPEQKSAIERTTTAVTTVGKDVAGIPAAHEADFQTWLGGKRELVDADLVAHFTFEEIKDGQIPNAAEKPLPPPAETQAASDAEKPADKADPASPKKAKAPPLKTARPGANKQTPGKLGQGMLCTGDDAIAMQDFGIKKCHDPLTFSFWLKPGENYPRAVVIANTTSFDANFCGYELLLENGRLRWQLMREFPGNVISIQSDEALPVGEWTHVVITYDGSSKAAGMRIDLNGKPAATKIVRDNLSRDFRTSGTINFGARGRDFGLRNGELDDIRIYKRPITPIESAQIFDGSSLSALLAKPSLSSEETSALREYYFSAIHPQARDGLKKLLTARTAWREVIDGVREISVMKETAEPRPAHILLRGAYDQPGEKVERETPAFLPPFPADAPRNRLGYAKWLTMPDHPLTSRVLVNRLWQEFFGTGIVATSDNFGLQGAHPTHPELLDWLARDFINSGWDHKRMCREIVLSATYRQDSRADAAQRERDPDNSLLARGPSRRLTAEMLRDSALALGGILQPQIGGPPVKPYQAEGSMWKTLNNFLPAYEEDKGAGVHRRSMYTFWRRTTTPPNMMVFDAATRDTCSAKRQSTNTPLQPLVLLNDPQFVEAARALGGRMLKEGGGTDEERVKWAFREVIGRPANAKEVPVLLELYRGQRESFTADPEGAAKLLTIGQIKPDPALPPIEAAAAATVASALFNLDASITLR